ttggacaacgagagtattaattgttattgatataaacgattcattactgatacgattttgtggacacttttctactggtcagttgatattatgggctcataaAGATCAAGTAATGtcagtggtggtcaaatggagagTGACGATCTATTTTTTGAACCTTTTTCTctgggtggcggtcaattggaggtggcagtcaattggaggtggcggtcaattagaggttCTACGGTATGTTTATATGTAGTTTACTTGCTAAGGATGTCTTGTTTAACCCTAATTCACTCCATCACTTCAGTTCTGTTGGAAAATGCAGAACTTTGTTAAATAGATGGTTAAACTGAAAGGGTTAGTAACAGAATAATGAAATCAGAACGCCTTACATATGACTGCCACTGTGTAAATGACAGACTTAGGATAGTTATGGAGGACGTGGATAGTGTTTTTGTTTTAGCAGCTATTTTAAGAATACTTAATAGGTAattatacgtatgtatgtatttggtaaaatatgttaaaaaatatataacgaAAGTTGTTGGAATTTAACACCAAATGTTGATTTCCTACAGACCCAGCTTCAAGCTATTACGTACTTTGAAGCTCGGTCTGTAGGCAGTCTACCCAAACAAGATgttgcaaatacatgtaatattgcCTCTATTTAATTTGCTTTTAATATTTAACCTAAGGATATACATACCTTAGCATGTCAACCTTGTCTCAATGCATGCTGCTGCAATGTACGCTGAATGCACGCTGTTGCAGTGCGCGAGCAAAAATCAAGGTCTCAAGGAGATGCACACTTTAGCAGTTCAGCAGTGGCCCCTTCCCGGTGAATCCGGTTTTCCACTGAATGCCATGTATGTGAAACCTAAGGATAAAAATGAGGAAGGTAAGAAGGTTAACATTGTAAAAGGCTGTAACTAAATATATGTTTCATTACTCATCTCAATGGGTGCTGGTTTTGGAAAAGGGAATTATTttgtgaactacatgtatacgGTAGTTTTTCTACCAAATCTCTGTGTCTTAGTGGAACTCAGATTAATTTGATAGACATCTAAAGCAGTGCTTTTcttgataaaatatttgtagtATCTATTCcctttttgttttaattaacaAACAGTTGAATTGATTCTGAGCTAGAGAGTGTATGAACGTGGTATCACAGTTTCTGATGTTCAGAAGGGTACTGTTTGCAGCAGTTTCTGATGTTCAGAAGGGTACTGTTTGCAGCAGTTTCTGATGTTCAGAAGGGTACTGTTTGCAGCAGTTTCTGGTGTTTAGAAGGGTACTGTTTGCAGCAGTTTCTGATGTTCAGAAGGGTACTGTTTGCAGTAGTTTCTGATGTTCAGAAGGGTACTGTTTGCAGCAGTTTCTGATGTTCAGAAGGGTACTGTTTGCAGCAGTTTCTGATGTTCAGAAGGGTACTGTTTGCAGTAGTTTCTGATGTTCAGAAGGGTACTGTTTGCAGCAGTGTCTGATGTTCAGAAGGGTACTGTTTGCAGTAGTTTCTGATGTTCAGAAGGGTACTGTTTGCAGCAGTTTCTGATGTTCAGAAGGGTACTGTTTGCAGTAGTTTCTGATGTTCAGAAGGGTACTGTTTGCAGCAGTTTCTGATGTTCAGAAGGGTACTGTTTGCAGCAGTTTCTGATGTTCAGAAGGGTACTGTTTGCAGTAGTTTCTGATGTTCAGAAGGGTACTGTTTGCAGTAGTTTCTGATGTTCAGAAGGGTACTGTTTGCAGCAGTTTCTGATGTTCAGAAGGGTACTGTTTGCAGTAGTTTCTGATGTTCAGAAGGGTACTGTTTGCAGTAGTTTCTGATGTTCAGAAGGGTACTGTTTGCAGCAGTTTCTGATGTTCAGAAGGGTACTGTTTGCAGCAGTTTCTGATGTTCAGAAGGGTACTGTTTGCAGTAGTTTCTGATGTTCAGAAGGGTACTGTTTGCAGCAGTTTCTGATGTTCAGAAGGGTACTGTTTGCAGTAGTTTCTGATGTTCAGAAGGGTACTGTTTGCAGCAGTTTCTGATGTTCAGAAGGGTACTGTTTGCAGCAGTTTCTGATGTTCAGAAGGGTACTGTTTGCAGCAGTTTTTGATGTTCAGAAGGGTACTGTTTGCAGCAGTTTCTGATGTTCAGAAGGGTACTGTTTGCAGCAGTTTCTGATGTTCAGAAGGGTACTGTTTGCAGCAGTTTCTGATGTTCAGAAGGGTACTGTTTGCAGCAGTTTCTGATGTTTGCAGAAACGATGAGAAAGTTTATGCTGCAGTTGAGGCAGGAGATTGGAATAAGGGTGTGTGAGAAAGTATTTGACAAGGAGACAGACAAGCCTAGCAAGGTACTCATTTAATTTACATGCTGATATTCTAGTTGGTTTCCAGCATTCTGGTTTTGATTGGTATTTGTCAGAGTATATTATGTATAGGTtatgtatgtattatgtataggttatgtatgtattatgtataggctgtgtatgtattatgtatagattgtgtatgtattatgtataggttatgtatgtattatgtataggctatgtatgtattatgtataggttatgtatgtattatgtataggTTATTCATGCATTATGTATAGGTtatgtatgtattatgtataggttatgtatgtattatgtataggttgtgtatgtattatgtataggttgtgtatgtattatgtataggttatgtatgtattatgtataggttatgtatgtattatgaataggttatgtatgtattatgtataggttatgtatgtattatgtataggttatgtatgtattatgtataggttatgtatgtattatgtataggttaagtatgtattatgtataggttatgtatgtattatgtatagattaagtatgtattatgtataggttatgtatgtattatgtataggttatgtatgtattatgtataggttatgtatgtattatgtataggttatgaatgtattatgtataggttatgtatgtattatgtataggttatgtatgtattatgtataggttatgtatgtattatgtataggtcatgtatgtattatgtataggTTATGCGTGTATTATGTATAGGTtatgtatgtattatgtataggTTATATATGTATTACGTATAGGTtatgtatgtattatgtataggttatgtatgtattatgtataagttatttatgtataatgCAACAGGTCAAAGGATAGGATACTATTCACAACAAACCTCAGCTGTATTTATGGTACAAAAGCCACCTGTGATTAGTCAGATTTTTGCATATTGTATCATTGTAGATGTATTGTATAGTTGTCTAGGTACTGgtatagatgtattatataGTGAGCTAGCTACTGATATAGATGTATTATACAGTGAGCTAACCACTGATATAGATGTATTATACACTGAGCCAACTActgatatatatgtatcataAACTGAGCTAACTactgatatatatgtattatacactGAGGTAACTACTGATATAGGTGTATTATACAGTGAGCTAACCACTGATATAGCTGTCTCATACACTGAGCTAACCACTGATATAGATGTCTCATACACTGAGCTAACCActgatatatatgtatcataCACTGAGCTAACTactgatatatatgtattatacagtgAGCTAGCTACTGGTATATATGTATCATACAGTGAACTAACTACTGATATATGTGTATTATACAGTGAGCTAACTACTGATATAGGTGTGTTATACAGTGAGCTAACCACTGATATAGGTGTCTCATACACTGAGCTAACTACTGATATAGATGTATCGTACACTGAGCTAACTActgatatatatgtatcataCAGTGAGCTAAGTACTGATATAGATGTCTCATACAGCGAGCTAACCACTGACATAGatgtattatacagtaataccaCACAGTCATCTAGCTACTGATACACTCGTTTTGAGTCGAAGCAAGCTCATTCGTGTATTAGGATGCCTAAAGGCTGTGCTCGTTtaatatatcatatcatataattTACAGTGGTGGATGTGCTTTGTAACGAAGAAGTTCATAGACAAAAGTCTGTCACGACCCGGAATGTAAAGGCACTATCTAGCATCATCAGAGACCTTTTATAGTTGAAACTATCTGAATACGGCAGCGTCTTGATAAGCTTGAACTCTCACTCCTCTTTTCTCTCCTATGTTGTCCCATAGACATTTTAACTGTCTCGCTTATTCCGATTGATTTTATATTCTAATCCTATTGATTATGCATAGAAATATACAACTAGTAGAATATTTAGAGTGTCTCTTCATCAGCAAACCTTTCAAATGTCCTCTAGTCAAAACATGGCTAGCACAAACTACCTCCTTCCATTATATTCTTCAAATCTCAAAGCTTGCTTGAATAAcgacaaacaaaaaatttcagCAATATTGTATGaacatttaatattatttagCTATGAATAAGCTTTATTCACTTTTCGCAAA
The genomic region above belongs to Watersipora subatra chromosome 1, tzWatSuba1.1, whole genome shotgun sequence and contains:
- the LOC137393403 gene encoding actin-related protein 2/3 complex subunit 3-A-like, which produces MPAYHSQYTNPPLTVGNMAMNPLRTQFNGPAAKTRDEKPDAIDEALHFFKANIFFKNYEIKSEADRTLIYITLYISECLKKLQKCASKNQGLKEMHTLAVQQWPLPGESGFPLNAMYVKPKDKNEEETMRKFMLQLRQEIGIRVCEKVFDKETDKPSKWWMCFVTKKFIDKSLSRPGM